A single window of candidate division WOR-3 bacterium DNA harbors:
- a CDS encoding tetratricopeptide repeat protein, with protein MKKISNVLFILFFILSCAPTTTVKKYTEEELLERRKEAEKYYSIGAEYYKQSEWEKALENFNTALSYDSNYYEVYIAIGNTYRKLRDASKAEEYYLKALKIDNKNSKGYEALGDLYLSLNNLNKAESLYMKGINLDTTNVELYLGLAEIYIKTNQDRKADSLYSLLITRCPERLDIFYKYGEFLTRRKRFKEAKSMFEKCLIRYSEELSLREKYGDILFELNEYDKAINEYNYILSKNPNNVAIILKIGDVYLKQKKYKNALEMFNRALNLSPNDPMPHIHLADYYQQTGNYSKAEEELRKALAISPNLDVAFVIAGDIKRRRAEEAQKNKQLKDAYYLYKEAINNYNKVKEDSPYFEYTRNEIKRIKIIMDKIKEELWFQGIKIEE; from the coding sequence ATGAAAAAAATATCTAATGTGCTTTTTATTCTATTCTTTATTTTGAGCTGTGCACCAACTACCACTGTTAAAAAATATACCGAAGAGGAACTTTTAGAGAGAAGAAAAGAAGCAGAAAAATATTATAGTATTGGTGCGGAATATTATAAACAAAGTGAATGGGAAAAAGCCTTAGAAAATTTTAATACTGCTTTAAGTTATGACTCTAATTATTACGAAGTTTATATCGCAATTGGTAATACCTACCGAAAACTGAGAGATGCTTCTAAAGCAGAAGAATATTATTTAAAAGCATTAAAGATTGACAACAAAAATAGCAAAGGTTATGAGGCTTTAGGGGATTTATATCTTTCTTTGAATAATTTAAATAAAGCGGAAAGTTTATATATGAAAGGGATCAATCTTGATACCACTAATGTGGAATTATATTTAGGTTTGGCTGAGATTTATATAAAAACCAATCAAGATAGGAAGGCAGATTCTTTATATTCTCTTTTGATTACTCGTTGTCCGGAAAGACTTGATATTTTTTATAAATATGGTGAGTTTTTAACCAGAAGAAAAAGGTTTAAAGAGGCAAAAAGTATGTTTGAAAAATGTCTTATCCGTTATTCTGAAGAATTATCTTTGAGAGAAAAATATGGTGATATATTGTTTGAATTGAATGAATATGATAAAGCAATAAATGAATATAATTATATCCTTTCCAAAAATCCCAATAATGTAGCAATAATTTTGAAAATTGGTGATGTCTATTTAAAGCAAAAGAAATATAAAAATGCTTTAGAGATGTTTAATAGAGCATTAAATTTGTCGCCTAACGATCCGATGCCCCATATTCATCTGGCTGATTATTATCAACAAACGGGCAATTACTCTAAAGCCGAGGAAGAATTAAGAAAGGCATTAGCAATCTCTCCTAATTTAGATGTGGCTTTTGTTATTGCCGGCGATATTAAAAGAAGAAGAGCCGAAGAGGCACAGAAAAATAAACAGTTAAAAGATGCTTATTATTTATATAAAGAAGCAATTAATAATTATAATAAAGTGAAAGAAGATAGCCCTTATTTTGAATATACGAGAAACGAAATCAAAAGAATTAAGATAATAATGGATAAAATAAAAGAAGAACTTTGGTTCCAAGGAATTAAAATTGAAGAATAA
- a CDS encoding Lrp/AsnC ligand binding domain-containing protein, protein MKRTAFILINCLPGKTKEVLNKLLQIPNVQYAEMVLGPYDIIAIIQATEIETIAVIVDEKIRTIDGVDETITCVAIGKEDITGLIF, encoded by the coding sequence ATGAAAAGAACAGCTTTTATTTTAATTAATTGTCTACCCGGAAAAACAAAAGAGGTTTTAAATAAATTACTCCAAATTCCTAATGTCCAATATGCAGAAATGGTTCTGGGTCCTTACGATATTATTGCAATAATCCAAGCAACAGAAATTGAAACTATTGCCGTAATCGTGGACGAAAAGATTAGAACAATTGATGGTGTTGACGAAACAATAACTTGTGTAGCAATTGGCAAAGAGGATATTACTGGATTAATTTTTTAA
- a CDS encoding POTRA domain-containing protein, protein MASLSFPKITLLFFISLFSQELKINKVEIKGWKKIKPKIIFSLPQNQEEIFELRKKIIDFYLKEGFFDVKVNIAMKKEKNFLTLFYFIEENERYQLGKINIQSKFIKPDTLEKLIKEKDYYYSQNNLNKIIKKIADFYWEIGFPFVKIDLKDFELEGKKVNFTIIIEEGEMVKIDNLSLEGEIIFNERLLKKGARFVKPFYFQKSLIEKMKKNIKRNLNLDIDNYFLILNEEKKYSLTFSFSNPRKNNFFFLFSYLPNEKIFFLNLSLRIFNFLNNLEEFNLAIEKEQNKNFYFFSCQQPYLFVFKKILFSTYFKNFDTAYSVFNLDFNFYLPTKIDEFTLNFIFQKEFNNSRLLPYPSSQTFSIGQELIFNNKISNYQRGFYLSLKTLAGERKIANRSNNLKLKTEMKLEFLFSFLKENFLLHSEFFLGNIFLKDTIYDYEKFSISGKNNVRAFPENKYLSPFLLVFRNHLKYLYKNLFFPYLFIDYGYGKNKKPISLTSYGLGSEFFTKNGIFYLTFALPIKANLFDARIYFGYTYYF, encoded by the coding sequence TTGGCGAGCCTATCTTTTCCAAAAATAACTCTTCTCTTTTTTATCTCTCTTTTTTCTCAAGAATTAAAAATTAATAAAGTAGAAATTAAAGGTTGGAAAAAAATAAAACCGAAAATCATTTTTTCACTGCCTCAAAACCAAGAAGAAATTTTTGAACTTAGAAAAAAAATTATTGACTTTTACTTAAAAGAGGGTTTTTTTGATGTAAAAGTAAATATCGCAATGAAAAAAGAGAAGAACTTTTTAACTCTCTTTTATTTTATTGAAGAGAACGAAAGATATCAACTGGGAAAAATTAACATTCAATCTAAATTCATTAAACCTGATACTTTAGAGAAATTAATTAAAGAAAAAGATTATTATTATTCTCAAAATAATTTAAATAAAATTATTAAAAAGATTGCTGATTTTTATTGGGAAATTGGTTTTCCTTTTGTAAAGATTGATTTGAAAGATTTTGAGTTAGAAGGGAAAAAAGTAAATTTTACAATAATTATTGAGGAAGGAGAAATGGTAAAAATTGATAATCTTTCTTTGGAAGGTGAAATTATTTTCAATGAGAGACTTTTAAAAAAAGGAGCAAGATTTGTTAAACCCTTCTATTTCCAAAAAAGTTTAATTGAAAAGATGAAAAAAAATATTAAAAGAAATCTTAATCTTGATATTGATAATTATTTTCTTATTCTCAACGAGGAAAAAAAATACTCTTTAACCTTTTCCTTTTCTAATCCAAGGAAAAACAATTTTTTCTTTCTTTTTTCTTATCTTCCTAATGAAAAAATTTTTTTCTTAAATTTAAGTTTAAGAATTTTTAATTTTTTAAATAATTTAGAAGAATTTAATTTAGCAATAGAAAAAGAGCAGAATAAAAATTTTTATTTCTTTTCTTGTCAACAGCCTTACCTTTTTGTATTTAAAAAAATTTTATTTTCTACTTATTTTAAAAACTTTGATACCGCTTACTCTGTTTTTAATTTAGATTTTAACTTTTATTTGCCAACAAAAATTGATGAGTTCACACTAAATTTTATCTTTCAGAAGGAATTTAATAACTCCCGTTTATTACCCTATCCCTCGTCACAAACTTTTTCCATTGGTCAGGAATTAATTTTTAATAATAAAATTAGTAATTACCAGCGAGGATTTTATCTCTCCTTGAAAACATTGGCCGGCGAAAGAAAAATTGCCAACCGATCAAATAACCTAAAATTAAAAACCGAAATGAAATTAGAATTTCTCTTCTCCTTTTTAAAAGAAAATTTTCTTCTCCATTCCGAATTTTTCTTAGGCAATATTTTCTTAAAGGATACAATTTATGATTACGAAAAATTTTCAATAAGTGGAAAAAATAATGTCCGGGCTTTTCCCGAAAATAAATATCTCTCTCCTTTTTTATTAGTGTTTCGCAATCACCTGAAATATCTATATAAAAATCTCTTTTTCCCTTATCTTTTTATTGATTACGGATATGGGAAAAATAAAAAACCGATTTCTTTAACGAGTTACGGTTTAGGCTCGGAATTCTTCACAAAAAATGGTATTTTTTATCTAACCTTTGCTTTACCAATCAAAGCAAATCTCTTTGACGCAAGAATTTATTTTGGTTATACTTATTATTTTTAA
- the proS gene encoding proline--tRNA ligase: protein MKELVKKSENFSEWYTQVILKAELADYAPIKGCMVIRPYGYSLWENIQKALDKRFKETGHQNAYFPVFIPESFLKKEAEHVKGFAPQVAWVTKGGEEDLSERLAVRPTSEAIICSMYAKWVKSYRDLPILINQWCNIVRWEKTTRLFLRTTEFLWQEGHTLHQTFEEAEREAKLILNIYIEFLREELALPVISGLKPPSERFAGAIRTYTIEALMPDGQALQSGTTHNLGQNFSKAFNIKFLDRDNKEKYPWGSSWGVSTRLIGALIMIHGDDNGLILPPNIAPIQIVIIPILYGKDDEKILKKCEALKEELKKDFRVYFDDRKEYTPGWKFNEWELKGVPLRIEIGQKELEKEEMRIVSRDYQIRENIKWSNLKENLKNILDHLQKNLYLKAENFLKERIFFYDELTKMKEEILEKKGMAKIFWCGKRECEEKIKEETKTTPRCIPLDEKKEGKCISCGKKTKLIIYYARAY, encoded by the coding sequence ATGAAAGAATTGGTTAAGAAAAGCGAAAACTTCTCCGAATGGTATACGCAGGTAATTTTAAAAGCCGAATTAGCCGATTATGCACCAATAAAAGGTTGTATGGTAATAAGACCTTACGGTTACAGTTTATGGGAAAATATTCAAAAGGCCTTGGATAAAAGATTTAAAGAAACCGGTCACCAGAATGCTTATTTTCCTGTTTTTATTCCAGAAAGTTTTTTAAAAAAAGAAGCGGAACATGTGAAAGGATTTGCTCCTCAAGTGGCTTGGGTCACAAAAGGTGGTGAAGAGGATTTATCAGAAAGATTAGCAGTGAGACCAACATCGGAAGCGATAATTTGTAGTATGTATGCTAAATGGGTAAAATCTTATCGGGATTTACCTATTTTAATCAATCAATGGTGTAATATTGTCCGTTGGGAAAAAACTACTCGGTTATTTTTAAGAACCACTGAATTCCTTTGGCAGGAAGGACACACTTTACATCAGACCTTTGAAGAAGCCGAGAGAGAGGCAAAATTAATTTTAAATATTTATATTGAATTTTTAAGAGAAGAACTCGCTTTACCGGTCATTTCTGGCCTTAAACCCCCCTCAGAAAGATTTGCTGGAGCAATCAGAACCTACACAATTGAAGCATTAATGCCCGATGGCCAGGCTTTGCAATCAGGAACTACCCATAATTTGGGACAAAATTTTTCTAAAGCTTTTAATATCAAATTTTTGGATAGGGATAATAAAGAAAAATATCCTTGGGGTTCTTCTTGGGGTGTTTCCACAAGATTAATTGGAGCACTCATTATGATCCACGGCGATGATAATGGTCTTATTCTACCTCCTAACATTGCCCCAATCCAAATTGTCATTATTCCTATTCTTTATGGTAAAGATGACGAAAAAATCCTAAAAAAATGTGAAGCCTTAAAAGAAGAACTAAAAAAGGATTTTAGGGTCTATTTTGATGACCGAAAAGAATATACTCCTGGTTGGAAATTTAACGAATGGGAATTAAAAGGTGTTCCTTTACGGATAGAAATCGGTCAAAAGGAATTAGAAAAAGAAGAGATGAGAATAGTCAGCCGAGATTATCAAATTAGGGAAAATATAAAGTGGTCAAATTTAAAAGAGAATTTAAAAAATATCTTAGATCACCTTCAGAAAAATCTTTATTTAAAAGCAGAAAATTTTCTTAAAGAAAGAATCTTTTTCTATGACGAGTTAACAAAAATGAAAGAAGAAATATTAGAAAAGAAGGGAATGGCAAAAATATTTTGGTGTGGTAAAAGAGAATGCGAAGAAAAAATAAAAGAAGAAACAAAAACAACACCCCGCTGTATTCCTTTGGATGAAAAAAAAGAAGGCAAATGCATATCTTGTGGCAAAAAAACTAAATTAATAATTTATTATGCCCGAGCCTATTAA
- a CDS encoding aminotransferase class I/II-fold pyridoxal phosphate-dependent enzyme, which produces MDLFDKCETYYKKVEEAINRGYYPYFKPIESEASNWVTIKGEKYLMLGSNNYLGLTNDPRVKEAAIEAVKKYGTGCTGSRFLNGTLDLHLELEEKLAKFFKKDDCIVFSTGYQTNLGIISSLVGKNDYVITDKLDHASIIDGCKLSFGNVKRFPHNNMASLERILKSLPKNSGKLIVVDGVFSMEGDLCDLPEIIRLKEKYGARVLLDEAHAVGVLGENGRGTAEHFGLEDKVDLIMGTFSKSFATIGGFVVGEKKVITYIRHNARSLIFSASLPPASLGAALKVLEIIQTEPERRKNLWKITEKMRKGLKELDYDTGNSVTPIIPIIIGEDIKTLKFWQNLFKNKIFTNPVIPPAVPPNRSLIRTSYMATHKEEDIDFALEVFKKLRSLL; this is translated from the coding sequence ATGGATCTATTTGATAAATGTGAAACTTATTATAAAAAAGTAGAAGAAGCGATTAATCGCGGATATTATCCTTATTTTAAACCTATTGAATCCGAAGCGAGCAATTGGGTAACAATTAAGGGAGAAAAGTATTTAATGTTAGGTTCTAATAACTATTTAGGATTAACCAATGATCCGAGAGTGAAAGAGGCAGCTATTGAGGCTGTTAAAAAATACGGCACAGGTTGCACCGGCTCCCGATTCCTTAACGGTACTTTAGATTTACATTTAGAATTGGAAGAAAAGTTAGCAAAATTTTTTAAGAAAGATGACTGTATTGTTTTTTCTACCGGTTATCAAACTAACTTAGGAATCATTTCTTCTTTAGTAGGTAAAAATGATTACGTAATTACCGATAAACTTGACCACGCTTCTATTATTGATGGCTGTAAATTATCCTTTGGAAATGTAAAGAGGTTTCCCCATAATAATATGGCAAGTTTGGAAAGAATTTTAAAATCTCTTCCTAAAAACTCGGGCAAACTTATTGTTGTTGATGGAGTTTTTAGTATGGAAGGAGATTTATGCGATTTGCCAGAAATTATCAGATTGAAAGAAAAATACGGCGCCCGTGTCCTTTTAGATGAAGCCCACGCGGTTGGTGTATTAGGAGAGAATGGACGTGGCACTGCAGAACACTTCGGATTAGAGGATAAAGTGGATTTAATTATGGGTACCTTTTCCAAATCCTTTGCAACCATCGGCGGTTTTGTAGTTGGTGAAAAAAAGGTAATTACCTACATTCGTCATAATGCCCGCTCACTAATTTTTTCTGCTAGTCTACCTCCGGCTTCTTTAGGAGCAGCTTTAAAAGTACTAGAAATCATACAAACTGAACCTGAAAGAAGAAAAAACTTATGGAAAATCACTGAAAAAATGAGAAAAGGTTTAAAGGAATTAGACTACGACACTGGTAATAGTGTAACTCCAATTATTCCAATAATTATTGGGGAAGATATAAAAACATTAAAATTTTGGCAGAATCTTTTTAAAAATAAAATTTTTACCAATCCAGTAATTCCTCCGGCAGTTCCTCCTAATCGTTCATTAATTAGAACAAGTTATATGGCTACCCATAAGGAAGAGGATATTGACTTTGCCTTAGAAGTGTTTAAAAAATTAAGATCCCTGTTGTAG
- a CDS encoding undecaprenyl-diphosphate phosphatase: MEILKVIFLGALQGVTEFLPISSSGHLLIFQRILKLNPNISLLLCLHLGTTLSLIFFLLSLIKREIKNKNYFLLLKIIIALIPIVLIGLFFKNIIEKTFSNFDSLPYFFLISGFLIYFTKYAREKFFSINYFQSLIIGIFQILGIFPGISRSGSTIAGALYLGIRKEEGFYFSFLLGLPTIIGANVLEFYKNPSLFLSLSCFLGFLSSFIFGLFALYFLKYLVIKKRFYYFSYYLFFLFILLLIDNLKILRIF, from the coding sequence ATGGAAATTTTAAAAGTAATTTTCTTAGGCGCCTTGCAGGGGGTGACGGAATTTTTGCCAATCTCTAGTTCCGGTCATTTATTAATATTCCAAAGAATTTTAAAATTGAATCCCAATATTTCTCTCCTTCTTTGTCTTCATTTGGGAACAACTCTTTCATTAATCTTTTTCCTTCTTTCTCTCATTAAAAGAGAGATCAAAAATAAAAATTACTTTCTTTTATTAAAAATTATTATTGCCTTAATTCCTATTGTTTTAATTGGTTTGTTTTTCAAAAATATTATTGAAAAAACCTTTTCTAATTTTGATTCTCTCCCCTATTTCTTTTTAATAAGCGGTTTTTTGATATATTTTACCAAATATGCCAGAGAAAAGTTTTTTTCGATTAATTATTTTCAATCATTGATTATTGGTATTTTCCAAATTTTGGGAATTTTTCCGGGAATTTCCCGTTCGGGCTCAACAATCGCTGGTGCCCTGTACTTAGGAATAAGAAAAGAAGAAGGATTTTATTTCTCTTTTCTCTTAGGACTGCCAACAATTATTGGTGCCAATGTTTTGGAATTTTATAAGAATCCTTCCCTTTTTCTTTCTCTTTCTTGTTTCTTAGGATTTCTCTCTTCTTTTATTTTTGGGCTCTTCGCCCTCTACTTTTTAAAATATTTAGTAATTAAAAAAAGGTTTTATTACTTTAGTTATTATCTCTTTTTTCTTTTTATTCTTCTTCTTATTGACAATTTAAAAATTTTACGTATCTTTTAA
- the gltA gene encoding NADPH-dependent glutamate synthase, translated as MAVSPKKTPMREQPPKERIKNFNEVPLGYTPEEAITEAKRCLQCKKPPCVKGCPVEIDIPGFIAKIKEGNFKEAIRILKDKNSLPAICGRVCPQEDQCEKECVLGKKHEPVGIGRLERFAADWEAEQGLMEIPKIEKKTGKKVAVVGSGPAGLTCASELAKMGHEVVIFEALHKPGGVLVYGIPEFRLPKKIVEREVNYVKALGVKIVCNFVVGKTKTVDELLEEFDAVFIGTGAGLPWFMNIPGENYTGIYSANEYLIRVNLMKAYLFPEYDTPIVRGKNVAVIGGGNVAMDAARTALRLGAEKSMIIYRRSKAEMPARIEEIERAEEEGVIFHFLTLPVRYYADENGRVKEMECIKMELGEPDHSGRRRPIPIPDSNFKIPVDTVVVAIGQSPNPLIPQTTKGIEVGKHGNIIVDENTGKTTKKGVFAGGDIATGAATVILAMGAGKVAARAIDEYLKTGIW; from the coding sequence ATGGCAGTAAGTCCGAAAAAAACTCCAATGCGGGAACAACCACCAAAAGAGCGAATTAAAAATTTTAACGAAGTTCCTTTGGGATATACACCAGAAGAAGCAATCACTGAAGCAAAAAGATGTCTCCAATGTAAAAAACCGCCCTGTGTAAAAGGTTGTCCGGTAGAGATTGATATTCCGGGTTTTATTGCCAAAATTAAAGAAGGCAATTTTAAAGAGGCAATTAGAATTTTAAAGGATAAAAATAGTTTACCGGCAATCTGTGGTCGCGTTTGTCCTCAAGAAGACCAGTGCGAAAAGGAATGTGTTCTTGGGAAAAAACATGAACCAGTGGGTATTGGTCGATTAGAAAGGTTTGCTGCCGATTGGGAAGCAGAGCAAGGATTAATGGAGATTCCAAAAATTGAAAAGAAAACCGGGAAAAAAGTGGCAGTTGTTGGTAGTGGACCGGCAGGTTTAACTTGTGCCTCAGAATTAGCAAAAATGGGACACGAAGTTGTTATTTTTGAGGCTCTTCATAAACCAGGTGGTGTTTTGGTTTACGGAATTCCCGAATTTCGTCTTCCTAAAAAGATTGTTGAAAGAGAAGTGAATTATGTAAAAGCCTTAGGAGTAAAAATTGTTTGTAATTTTGTCGTTGGTAAAACCAAAACCGTTGATGAACTATTAGAAGAATTTGATGCAGTTTTTATTGGCACGGGTGCGGGTTTACCTTGGTTTATGAATATCCCTGGCGAAAATTATACGGGTATTTATTCGGCAAATGAGTATCTTATTCGGGTTAATTTAATGAAAGCCTATCTCTTTCCCGAATATGATACACCAATTGTTAGAGGTAAAAATGTAGCAGTGATTGGTGGTGGAAATGTTGCGATGGATGCCGCAAGAACCGCTTTACGATTAGGTGCAGAAAAATCAATGATTATTTACCGAAGAAGCAAAGCAGAAATGCCCGCCCGTATCGAAGAGATTGAAAGAGCCGAAGAAGAAGGGGTTATTTTCCATTTTTTGACATTACCGGTAAGATATTATGCCGATGAAAATGGTCGGGTAAAAGAAATGGAATGTATCAAAATGGAACTTGGTGAACCGGATCATAGTGGAAGAAGAAGACCAATACCTATCCCCGATTCTAACTTCAAAATACCAGTTGATACCGTCGTTGTTGCTATTGGTCAAAGTCCTAATCCCTTAATTCCGCAAACAACCAAAGGAATTGAAGTTGGTAAACACGGAAATATTATTGTTGACGAAAACACTGGTAAAACCACTAAAAAAGGGGTTTTTGCCGGCGGCGATATTGCTACTGGTGCGGCAACCGTAATCTTAGCAATGGGAGCTGGTAAAGTGGCAGCCCGAGCAATTGATGAATATTTAAAAACAGGTATTTGGTAA
- a CDS encoding HNH endonuclease, with translation MFEKKILLLNANYEPLTICKLKKALKLLFLKKAELIEAEDGKKIRTPSTSLVMPSVIRLSYYVKVKRREIPLTRKNILKRDNYTCQYCGRKNVPLTTDHIIPKAFGGKDEWENLVCACVECNTLKGNKRLSETNLKLLKKPKAPNYITFLLNSLPEIPENWRAYLFQK, from the coding sequence ATGTTTGAGAAAAAGATTTTGCTTTTAAATGCCAATTACGAGCCATTAACAATCTGTAAATTAAAGAAAGCATTGAAATTATTGTTTTTAAAGAAGGCAGAGTTGATTGAAGCAGAAGATGGCAAAAAAATCAGAACGCCAAGCACCAGTTTAGTAATGCCTAGCGTTATTCGCCTTTCTTATTATGTAAAAGTAAAAAGAAGAGAAATTCCTTTAACAAGGAAAAATATTTTAAAAAGAGATAATTACACCTGTCAATATTGTGGAAGAAAGAATGTCCCTTTAACCACTGATCACATAATACCTAAGGCCTTTGGCGGAAAAGATGAATGGGAAAATTTAGTCTGTGCCTGTGTGGAGTGTAATACTCTTAAAGGAAATAAAAGATTAAGTGAAACCAATTTAAAACTTTTGAAAAAACCAAAGGCGCCAAATTATATTACCTTTTTGTTAAACTCCCTGCCAGAAATTCCCGAAAATTGGCGAGCCTATCTTTTCCAAAAATAA
- a CDS encoding Lrp/AsnC ligand binding domain-containing protein: MAEAYILINVQAGKARYVYEELSKIKEITHVDAIAGPFDIIATIKAPDFNTLGRIVIEKIQTISGVERTLTCTIIHFEQ, translated from the coding sequence ATGGCAGAGGCATATATTTTAATTAATGTCCAAGCAGGTAAGGCTCGTTATGTGTATGAAGAATTATCAAAAATTAAAGAAATTACCCATGTGGACGCAATTGCCGGACCTTTTGATATCATCGCAACAATTAAGGCTCCTGATTTTAATACTTTGGGTCGAATCGTGATTGAAAAAATCCAAACCATTTCCGGAGTAGAAAGAACCCTTACCTGCACAATAATCCATTTTGAACAATAA
- a CDS encoding D-alanine--D-alanine ligase, whose amino-acid sequence MNNKKLIQYLKNKKIGIICGGWSKEREISLLTAKNVAKALARIGLKYELIDIGRNFHKQITEAKIDIAFIALHGKPGEDGTIQGFLELLGIPYTGSGVLASALGMDKILTKILFQYGKIPTPKFVTLNRNEDLVEKVTLAEKKLGFPIVVKPRYEGSSVGVEIIDNKKKLIQRTKILRREFGDIFFEEYIEGMIATCGILDDKPLPILELVPKKERFYSYKAKYTKGETEFIVPARLDKKTSLKIQELSLKAHKIIGAKGYSRIDLVVKNNQKPYFLEINTLPGLTELSDLPKEAECAGISYDEVILKILKTALI is encoded by the coding sequence TTGAACAATAAAAAGTTAATTCAATATTTAAAAAATAAAAAGATCGGAATTATCTGCGGTGGTTGGTCAAAAGAAAGGGAGATTTCGCTTTTAACTGCTAAGAATGTTGCTAAGGCATTAGCAAGAATTGGTTTAAAATATGAACTTATTGATATTGGCCGAAATTTTCATAAACAGATAACCGAAGCGAAAATCGATATTGCCTTTATTGCCCTCCATGGTAAACCCGGTGAAGACGGCACAATTCAGGGTTTTTTAGAATTACTCGGAATTCCTTATACTGGCTCTGGTGTTTTGGCTTCGGCTTTGGGAATGGATAAAATACTAACAAAAATTCTATTTCAATATGGAAAAATCCCTACGCCCAAATTTGTTACTCTAAATAGAAACGAAGATTTGGTAGAGAAAGTAACTTTAGCCGAAAAAAAATTAGGTTTTCCTATTGTCGTTAAACCAAGATACGAAGGCTCGAGTGTCGGAGTAGAAATTATTGACAACAAAAAGAAATTAATACAAAGAACAAAAATTTTAAGAAGAGAATTTGGTGATATATTCTTTGAAGAGTATATTGAAGGGATGATTGCCACTTGTGGAATTCTTGATGATAAACCTTTACCAATTTTAGAACTGGTTCCTAAGAAAGAAAGATTTTATTCTTATAAGGCAAAATATACCAAAGGAGAAACCGAATTTATCGTACCGGCAAGATTGGACAAAAAAACAAGTTTAAAAATCCAAGAACTTTCATTAAAAGCCCATAAAATTATTGGTGCCAAAGGTTATTCCCGAATTGATTTGGTAGTAAAGAATAACCAAAAACCCTATTTCTTAGAAATAAATACTTTACCGGGACTTACCGAACTTTCTGACCTACCAAAAGAAGCAGAATGTGCCGGTATCTCTTATGATGAAGTTATTTTAAAAATCCTAAAAACGGCTTTAATTTAA